In the Topomyia yanbarensis strain Yona2022 chromosome 3, ASM3024719v1, whole genome shotgun sequence genome, one interval contains:
- the LOC131687384 gene encoding uncharacterized protein LOC131687384, which yields MIKERYAKSTADDCDVIKGGSNNNIYQFTITCHTIHWCKRAILLLKMRTIILLELFMAIISVSVVTQTELAVEHSQMFLDQLDHYGNVNILDDILKEYSHTNENWTNPELARYDLQVVAFLRQYVNKAHENAINYKGFAKSGNGVKALTNFCGPGNWSTNGEVTQNPYFTRIDQCCKSHDECPVYIVERKDYENFPGLPYKPQLFTRLRCSCDVQFFSCLRDVATFFSYAVAWIYSKVQTYCIEYEYPVTECKQQMRDVFIFFPRCVEYQVDNSTSRKWQWFNIPYLGAKQTCFPIVSYRPEILRNTYHVEENTVF from the exons ATGATAAAAGAACGTTACGCAAAATCGACAGCTGATGATTGCGATGTTATAAAAGGCGGGAGTAATAATAATATTTACCAGTTCACAATCACGTGTCACACAATTCATTGGTGTAAACGTGCCATATTGCTGTTGAAGATGCGAACGATCATATTGTTGGAATTGTTTATGGCAATTATATCAGTCAGTGTTGTAACGCAAACCGAGTTGGCTGTTGAGCACAGTCAAATGTTCCTGGACCAGCTGGATCACTATGGCAATGTAAATATTCTCGATGACATTTTGAAGGAATACTCGCACACCAACGAGAACTGGACGAATCCGGAGCTCGCACGATATGATCTACAAGTGGTTGCGTTTCTGCGACAGTATGTCAACAAGGCACATGAAAATGCAATTAACTATAAAGGCTTTGCTAAGTCTGGAAATGGTGTTAAGGCACTTACTAACTTTTGTGGTCCAGGAAATTGGTCTACCAACGGAGAGGTCACTCAGAATCCGTATTTTACCAGAATTGATCAGTGTTGCAAAAGCCATGACGAGTGCCCAGTCTACATTGTAGAACGGAAGGATTATGAAAACTTTCCAGGTCTACCATATAAGCCACAACTGTTCACTAG ATTGCGATGTAGCTGTGATGTTCAATTCTTCTCTTGTCTTCGAGATGTGGCCACATTCTTCTCATATGCTGTCGCATGGATCTACAGCAAAGTACAAACTTATTGCATCGAGTACGAATATCCTGTTACGGAATGTAAACAACAAAT GAGAGATGTCTTCATCTTCTTCCCCCGCTGTGTCGAATATCAGGTGGATAACTCCACTTCGAGGAAATGGCAATGGTTCAACATTCCATATTTGGGTGCTAAACAAACATGTTTTCCAATCGTTTCATATCGACCTGAAATATTGCGGAACACATACCATGTAGAGGAAAATACAGTGTTCTAA